A genomic stretch from Anomalospiza imberbis isolate Cuckoo-Finch-1a 21T00152 chromosome 9, ASM3175350v1, whole genome shotgun sequence includes:
- the LOC137478860 gene encoding DEP domain-containing protein 1A isoform X2, with protein sequence MAGPGPGPGPYRATRLWNEVTRRFRAGMPLRRHRQRLRSHGSCFTAAEAADWLHQVLRSHSSFGPDVSRQQTVQLLRKFLKNHVIEDIKGRWGAENLEDNGALYRFPPTSPVKLLPSPPRENLGNFSGDKGKLSKLPSSSKRGLKKQEFLQSVENLTRPKADVAGEKKESTLQRREISQEYVEETWRNIIQIHLQTILGLPSLEEVLQPAQIIPEFVMYNMSNTSRHGVVILQDKAEDLPHWVLSAMKCLAYWPRNNNMSQATYSGFERDVFRTVADYFLSLPEPLLTFEYYELFVNILVLCGCIQIPGLGSGKRSVQEEKCDPQPSKTPHLNSFKSTECLLLSLLLKGSDKKEKGEASRRFSSEELGAQNRHRKKWQQHKLPRQQGSAGSPIGGSCQNLAASRNDQEPPGAFRTRCYSLERMGAAASSVCDKGGRAPLRGGGASTTTRSGELLEERRVDSVVELGWHSSGPAQSQGLRTVPGPCPWAEEPWDGSQGSRALRRSLSLLGRSSSRSCSAINRPSAEITVQPLPRGQGTPSPSVAISIQKRLCRSSTDLSGRSVSPSPCVLAGTNLLQPHLERIAVEALQICCLLLPPPRRRKLQLLLRMVARISGNVDMPRLHDAMGNRSLLIQTFSRCVLRCAEEEDLDELLSTRLLSFLMDHQQEIFQVPAYLQVAVQDHLKDMEKAQCKKEKEEICAILPTYSYCKQITPQEFEEQKVSTSQAAVAELLENIIKDKNLSVKDKKKKLKQFQKEYPQIYGSRFPTTESEAQLLENKPTLKQPMLSLRKPKFRSLRY encoded by the exons atggccgggccggggccggggccggggccgtaCCGCGCCACGAGGCTG TGGAACGAGGTGACGCGGCGCTTCCGCGCGGGGATGCCGCTGCGGCGGCACCGGCAGCGCCTCCGCTCGCACGGCAGCTGCTTCACGGCCGCCGAGGCCGCGGACTGGCTGCACCAGGTGCTCcgcagccacagcagcttcgGGCCCGACGTCAGCCGGCAGCAGACGGTGCAGCTGCTGCGCAAGTTCCTCAAGAACCACGTCATCGAGGACATCAAGGGCCGCTGGGGCGCCGAGAATCTGGAAGACAACGGTGCCCTGTACAG ATTTCCTCCAACCTCTCCAGTCAAACTTCTACCAAGCCCACCAAGGGAGAACTTGGGAAACTTCTCTGGAGACAAAGGAAAACTTTCTAAACTGCCCAGCTCATCCAAAAGGGGTTTGAAAAAACAGGAGTTCCTGCAGTCTGTG GAAAACTTAACACGACCAAAAGCTGATGTAgcaggagaaaagaaggaaagcacACTGCAGAGGAGGGAGATAAGCCAGGAATATGTGGAAGAAACATGGAGAAACATCATCCAGATACA TTTGCAAACCATTTTGGGACTACCCTCGCTGGAGGAGGTTCTGCAGCCAGCCCAGATCATCCCCGAGTTTGTCATGTACAACATGAGCAACACCAGCAGACATGGGGTGGTGATCCTGCAGGACAAAGCAG AAGACCTCCCTCACTGGGTGCTGTCAGCCATGAAGTGCTTGGCCTACT GGCCCAGGAACAACAACATGAGCCAAGCCACCTACAGTGGCTTTGAGCGGGACGTGTTCAGAACAGTTGCTGATTATTTTCTCAGTCTTCCTGAGCCATTGCTTACTTTTGAATACTATGAGCTCTTTGTTAATATCTTAG TTTTGTGTGGCTGCATCCAAATTCCTGGTCTGGGCAGTGGAAAACGTTCTGTCCAAGAGGAGAAATGTGACCCTCAGCCTTCAAAAACTCCTCACTTGAACTCTTTCAAGTCCACTGAGTGTCTTCTCCTAAGCCTGCTCCTCAAAGGGTCTGAcaagaaggagaaaggagaagctTCCAGGAGGTTTTCCtcagaggagctgggagcccAAAACCGGCACAGAAAGAAATGGCAGCAGCACAAACTGCCACGTCAGCAAGGGAGTGCTGGGAGCCCGATAGGAGGGAGCTGCCAGAATCTTGCAGCATCCAGGAATGACCAAGAGCCACCTGGAGCATTTAGGACAAGGTGTTACTCCTTGGAAAGaatgggagctgctgcttcaaGTGTGTGTGATAAAGGAGGACGTGCCCCCCTCAGGGGAGGAGGTGCGAGCACCACCACGAGGagtggagagctgctggaggagcgcAGAGTGGACTCAGtggtggagctgggctggcatAGCTCAGgtccagcccagagccagggccTCAGGACAGTGCCTGGCccgtgtccctgggctgaggaGCCGTGGGACGGCAGCCAGGGGTCCCGGGCCCTGCGCCGCTCCCTGAGcctgctgggcaggagcagctccaggagctgcagtgccaTCAACAGACCCAGTGCTGAGATcacagtgcagcccctgccccggGGGCAGGgcactcccagcccctctgtggCCATCAGCATCCAAAAGAGactctgcaggagcagcacagacCTGTCAGGACGCTCTGTGTCCCCCTCCCCTTGCGTGTTGGCTGGCACAA ATCTCCTGCAGCCTCACCTGGAGAGAATTGCAGTGGAAGCCCTGCAGATCTGCTGCTTGCTGCTGCCCCCCCCGAGGCgcaggaagctgcagctgctgctgaggatggTGGCCAGGATCAGTGGCAATGTTGACATGCCACGGCTGCACGATGCCATGGGCAACCGGTCCTTG CTGATCCAGACGTTTTCCCGCTGTGTCCTGCGCTGTGCAGAGGAGGAAGACCTGGATGAGCTGCTTTCCACACGCCTGCTTTCCTTCCTGATGGACCATCAGCAGGAAATATTCCAAGTCCCAGCTTACCTGCAGGTTGCTGTGCAGGATCACCTCAAGGACATGGAGAAGGCTCAG tgcaaaaaggaaaaagaagaaatttgtgCCATCTTGCCAACGTATTCCTACTGCAAACAAATCACTCCTCAGGAGTTTGAAGAACAAAAGGTCTCCACCTCACAGGCTGCAGtggcagagctcctggagaacaTCATCAAGGATAAAAACCTCTCTgtgaaagacaaaaagaaaaagttgaAACAG ttcCAGAAGGAATACCCCCAGATCTACGGGAGCAGGTTCCCAACGACGGAGTCGGAAGCGCAGCTCCTGGAGAACAAACCCACCCTCAAGCAGCCCATGCTGAGCCTCAGGAAACCCAAATTCCGCAGCCTCAGGTACTGA
- the ANKRD13C gene encoding ankyrin repeat domain-containing protein 13C yields MTGEKLRSLRRDHKPSKEDGDLLAAGEDEAAAAPGGAFTGGKSGRAGGHRGPGAHRHRPPARAAPAGPERGPFPVHECVFKGDVRRLSALIRTQGIAQKDSHGNTPLHLAVMLGHKECTHLLLAHNAPVKVKNAQGWSPLAEAISYGDRQIISALLRKLKQQSRESVEEKRPRLLKALKELGDFYLELHWDFQSWVPLLSRILPSDACKIHKQGINIRLDTTLIDFTDMKCQRGDLSFIFNGDAAPSESFVVLDNEQKVYQRIHHEESEMETEEEVDILMSSDIYSATLSTKSITFTRAQTGWLFREDKTERVGNFLADFYLVNGLVLESRKRREHLSEEDILRNKAIMESLSKGGNLMEQNFEPVRRQSLTPPSPNTISWEEYISAESGKAPHLGRELVCKESKKTFKATIAMSQEFPLGIESLLNVLEVIAPFKHFNKLREFVQMKLPPGFPVKLDIPVFPTITATVTFQEFRYDEFDDSIFTIPDDYKEDPSRFPDL; encoded by the exons ATGACCGGCGAGAAGCTCCGCTCGCTGCGCAGGGACCACAAGCCCAGCAAGGAGGACGGGGACCTGCTGGCGGCAGGCGAGGACGAGGCGGCCGCGGCGCCCGGGGGCGCCTTCACGGGCGGGAAGagcgggcgggccggggggcACCGCGGGCCTGGCGCGCACCGGCaccgcccgccggcccgggccgcccccgccgggcccgAGCGCGGCCCCTTCCCCGTGCACGAGTGCGTGTTCAAGGGGGACGTGCGGCGGCTCTCGGCGCTCATCCGCACCCAGGGCATCGCCCAGAAGGACAGTCACG GAAACACTCCTTTACATCTTGCTGTGATGTTGGGACATAAAG AATGTACCCACCTGCTTTTAGCCCATAATGCTCCAGTAAAGGTGAAAAACGCTCAGGGATGGAGCCCTCTGGCCGAAGCCATCAGCTATGGAGACAGACAGATAA TTTCAGCACTCCTGAGGAAGCTCAAGCAGCAGTCCAGGGAAAGTGTTGAAGAGAAGCGACCTCGGTTACTAAAAGCCCTGAAAGAG cTAGGTGACTTCTATCTAGAGCTTCACTGGGATTTTCAAAGTTGGG TGCCTTTACTTTCCCGAATTCTGCCTTCTGATGCATGTAAAATACACAAACAAGGTATAAATATCAG gcTGGACACAACTCTGATAGACTTTACTGACATGAAGTGCCAACGAGGGGATTTAAGCTTCATTTTTAATGGTGACGCCGCACCCTCCGAATCTTTTGTAGTTTTAGACAATGAGCAAAAAGTTTACCAGCGAATACACCACGAG GAATCTGAGATGGAGACAGAAGAGGAGGTTGACATTTTGATGAGCAGTGATATTTACTCTGCCACCTTATCCACCAAATCCATCACATTCACACGGGCCCAGACGGGGTGGCTCTTCAGGGAGGACAAAACT GAAAGAGTAGGAAACTTCCTGGCAGATTTCTACTTGGTGAATGGACTTGTGTTGGAATCCAGGAAAAGAAGGGAACATCTCAGTGAGGAGGACATCCTTCGGAATAAAGCAATCATGGAGAGCCTGAGCAAAGGGGGAAACCTCATGGAGCAGAATTTCGAG CCCGTGCGCCGGCAGTCGCTGACGCCGCCGTCCCCCAACACCATCTCCTGGGAGGAGTACATCTCTGCAGAGAGTGGCAA AGCTCCTCacctgggcagggagctggTCTGCAAGGAGAGCAAGAAAACCTTCAAAGCCACGATAGCAATGAGCCAGGAATTCCCCTTAGGAATTGAATC GTTGTTGAATGTCTTAGAAGTCATTGCACCCTTCAAGCACTTTAACAAACTTAGAGAATTTGTTCAAATGAAGCTTCCACCAGGCTTTCCTGTCAAATTAG ACATCCCGGTGTTCCCCACCATCACGGCCACTGTGACGTTCCAGGAGTTCCGTTACGACGAGTTCGATGACTCCATCTTCACCATTCCCGACGACTACAAGGAGGATCCCAGCCGCTTCCCGGACCTCTAA
- the LOC137478863 gene encoding cystathionine gamma-lyase-like has translation MAERGTPGFLPPFEHFATSAIHAGQEPEQWRSGAVVPPISLSTTFKQQAPGEHTGYDYIRSGNPTRDCLEKAVAALDGAKYCLAYSSGLAALLNICHLLKTGDTVICMDDVYGGTNRYFQKVASENNLKVIFVDCTKPKCLEAAITPETKLVWLETPTNPTLKVIDIKACADIVRRHPGVLLAVDNSFMSAYFQRPLSLGADICMSSATKYMNGHSDVLMGLVSVNRDDLYERLKFLQNSLGAVPSPFDCFLCNRGLKTLHIRMKLHFQNGLAVARFLESHPRVEKVIYPGLPSHPQHEVMKRQCTGCPGMVTFYIKGNIKNASAFLRNLKVFALAESLGGFESLAEHPAIMTHASVPEEERKTLGISDTLIRLSVGLEDEEDLKADLDRALEAAFA, from the exons ATGGCAGAGCGGGGCACGCCGGGCTTCCTGCCGCCCTTCGAGCACTTCGCCACCAGCGCCATCCACGCCGGCCAGGAGCCCGAGCAGTGGCGCTCCGGGGCCGTGGTGCCGCCCATCTCGCTCTCCACCACCTTCAAGCAGCAGGCGCCCGGCGAGCACACG GGTTACGATTACATCCGGTCTGGGAACCCCACTCGAGATTGCCTGGAAAAGGCCGTGGCCGCCCTCGATGGAGCCAAATACT GCTTGGCTTATTCCTCTGGCTTAGCAGCTCTTTTGAACATCTGTCACCTGCTGAAGACAGGGGACACAGTTATCTGCATGGATGATGTCTATGGAG gcaCAAACAGATATTTCCAGAAAGTAGcctcagaaaataatttgaaagtaatttttgttGACTGCACAAAACCAAAATGCCTGGAAGCTGCAATTACACCAGAGACCAAG CTGGTTTGGCTCGAGACCCCCACGAACCCCACGCTGAAGGTGATCGACATCAAAGCCTGCGCAGACATCGTGCGCAGGCACCcgggggtgctgctggctgtggaCAACAGCTTCATGTCTGCCTACTTCCAG cGTCCTTTGTCCCTGGGGGCTGATATCTGTATGTCTTCTGCAACCAAATACATGAATG GGCACAGCGATGTCCTCATGGGCCTGGTCTCTGTAAACCGGGATGATCTCTATGAGAGGCTCAAATTCCTGCAGAACT ccctgggagctgTCCCCTCCCCCTTTGACTGCTTCCTCTGCAACCGGGGGCTCAAGACTCTGCACATCCGGATGAAGCTGCACTTCCAGAACGGCCTGGCTGTGGCCAGGTTCCTGGAATCCCATCCCCGGGTGGAGAAGGTCATTTACCCAG GGCTGCCTTCCCACCCTCAGCACGAGGTGATGAAGAGGCAGTGCACGGGCTGTCCTGGGATGGTCACCTTCTACATCAAAGGGAACATCAAAAATGCCTCTGCCTTCCTCAGGAACTTGAAG GTGTTTGCCTTGGCTGAGAGTCTGGGTGGCTTCGAGAGCCTGGCAGAGCATCC GGCCATCATGACCCACGCCTCAGTGCctgaggaggaaaggaaaactcTGGGAATCAGTGACACCTTGATCCGCCTCTCGGTGGGgctggaggatgaggaggatttGAAGGCAGACCTGGACCGGGCCCTGGAGGCTGCG TTTGCATAA